In Pithys albifrons albifrons isolate INPA30051 chromosome 16, PitAlb_v1, whole genome shotgun sequence, a genomic segment contains:
- the MEIOB gene encoding meiosis-specific with OB domain-containing protein: MAYSSSARDFVALSDLHPNLARPSVIGVVIGKTDVRSFPDRKNIGTERHTFGFTIRDSPTYFINVQSWGREEYIRSLSESFRVGDCVIIENPLVQSKEAEREEKFSPVTPSCYKLLLSENHSVVKPSPCYETDTRLLSLLHLPVKDPQDYYSLGDIVANGQSLNGRILNVLAAVMSVGEPKYFMTSDKRKGQRCEVKLYDETERSFPIVCWDNESIQLAQSWIPHETVIFASDVRINFDKFRNCMTATVISKTIITTNPETAEANVLFSFIKESAQSGALPDNMKEQGNESINLETIVDVYTVEQLKEKAEQSAGKPEPLYGIIYGYISTLDIDDNVSKVMRNRCSICRFVVNEMSNTCTFCSDVSAESKTTFASFDILVDLTDHTGTLRSCYLSDCVAEETLSCTVHEFLMLEEDQKTALKWQLLLERSKIYFKVTLSPNWKTGMKVNLLSCKLADPVEASQSLVGRDWK; this comes from the exons ATGGCCTATTCTAGCTCAGCACGGGACTTCGTTGCCCTTTCAGATCTGCATCCAAACCTTGCTCGTCCT agtgTAATCGGTGTGGTTATTGGGAAAACAGATGTCAGAAGCTTTCCAGACCGAAAAA ACATTGGGACCGAAAGACACACCTTCGGTTTTACTATTCGTGATTCACCAACTTATTTTATAAACGTCCAGTCCTGGGGCAGAGAGGAGTATATCAGGTCACTCTCAGAAAGTTTCAGAGTTGGGGACTGTG ttataATTGAAAATCCTTTAGTTCAGtcaaaggaagcagaaagggaagaaaaattcaGCCCTGTAACTCCCAG TTGCTACAAACTGTTGCTCAGTGAGAATCACTCGGTGGTCAAACCATCTCCCTGCTATGAGACAGACACcaggctgctctccctgctgcacCTGCCTGTCAAGGACCCCCAGGATTATTATTCCCTGGGGGATATTGTTGCAAATGGACAGAGCCTCAATGGGAGGATCCTCAACGTGCTCGCAGCTGTCATGTCA GTTGGGGAGCCAAAGTACTTCATGACTTCAGACAAAAGGAAAGGCCAGAGGTGTGAAGTGAAGCTTTATGATGAAACagagaggtcttttccaatagTATG tTGGGATAATGAATCCATACAGCTGGCACAGAGTTGGATCCCTCACGAAACAG TTATATTTGCATCAGATGTGAGAATAAACTTTGACAAATTTAGGAACTGTATGACTGCAACTGTCATATCCAAAACCATCATTACGACCAACCCAG aaacagcagaagcaaATGTTCTCTTCAGCTTCATCAAGGAGAGTGCCCAGTCAGGAGCTTTGCCTGACAACATGAAGGAGCAGGGAAATGAATCCATTAACT TGGAGACTATAGTTGATGTTTATACAGTGgaacagctgaaggaaaaagCTGAGCAGAGTGCTGGGAAACCCGAGCCCCTCTATGGCATAATTTATGGCTACATTTCCACGCTGGACATTGACGACAATGTATCCAAAGTGATGCGCAACAGATG CTCAATCTGCCGGTTCGTGGTGAACGAAATGTCAAACACTTGCACTTTCTGCAGCGACGTCTCTGCAGAGTCAAAGACAACCTTTGCAAGCTTTGACATCCTCGTGGATCTGACAGATCACACGGGAACTCTCCGTTCCTGCTACCTGTCTGACTGTGTGGCTGAGGAAACGTTAAGCTGCACA GTCCATGAATTCCTCATGCTGGAGGAAGACCAGAAGACTGCACTGAAATGGCAACTTCTTTTGGAACGAAGCAAGATTTATTTCAAA gTCACTTTGTCACCCAATTGGAAAACTGGAATGAAAGTGAATCTTCTTTCCTGCAAACTGGCAGATCCTGTAGAGGCAAGTCAGAGCTTGGTGGGAAGAGATTGGAAATAA
- the FAHD1 gene encoding oxaloacetate tautomerase FAHD1, mitochondrial: MASAKPLSRFWEWGRNIVCVGRNYAEHAKEMGSALPAEPLFFLKPSSAYLREGSPILRPYYCRNLHHEVELGVVIGKRAQAVSQEAAMEHVAGYALCLDMTARDTQEECKKKGLPWTLAKGFGSSCPVSDFVPKEKIPDPHKLQIWLKVNGKLRQEGDTSSMIFSIPYLISYISQIFTLEEGDLILTGSPKGVGSVEANDEIEAGIRDVLSMRFKVAQQTRGS; the protein is encoded by the coding sequence ATGGCCTCCGCCAAGCCCCTGTCCCGCTTCTGGGAGTGGGGCAGGAACATCGTGTGCGTGGGGCGCAACTACGCGGAGCACGCCAAGGAGATGGGCAGCGCCCTGCCCGCCGAGCCCCTCTTCTTCCTCAAGCCCTCCTCGGCCTACCTGCGCGAAGGGTCGCCCATCCTCCGGCCCTACTACTGCCGGAACCTGCACCACGAGGTGGAGCTGGGGGTGGTCATCGGGAAGCGGGCCCAGGCCGTGTCCCAGGAGGCTGCCATGGAGCACGTGGCGGGGTATGCCCTGTGCCTGGACATGACGGCCAGGGACACGCAGGAGGAGTGCAAGAAGAAGGGGCTGCCCTGGACCTTGGCCAAGGGATTCGGCTCATCCTGCCCGGTCAGTGACTTTGTGCCCAAGGAGAAGATCCCAGACCCTCACAAGCTGCAGATCTGGCTCAAAGTGAATGGAAAGCTGAGGCAGGAGGGGGACACCTCCTCCATGATTTTCTCCATCCCTTACCTCATCAGCTACATCAGTCAGATATTCACCCTGGAGGAAGGCGACTTGATTCTGACAGGCTCTCCCAAAGGAGTGGGGTCTGTGGAGGCCAACGATGAGATCGAGGCCGGGATCAGAGATGTGCTGTCCATGCGGTTTAAGGTGGCCCAGCAGACACGTGGATCCTGA